From a region of the Helianthus annuus cultivar XRQ/B chromosome 5, HanXRQr2.0-SUNRISE, whole genome shotgun sequence genome:
- the LOC110941560 gene encoding scarecrow-like transcription factor PAT1, which translates to MNPNGYSYSFQTPEIGNYSSPTASFSSNGSSMSQQDMHHDDLEYRLRELEKVMMETDHGYMESFDVCSSRGVVSRTASRAAAGRTIADIVSRRDFKELLIACAKSVAENDTITANWLMSELRPMVSVSGEPAHRLGAYMLEGLVARLSSSGSSIYNALKCKQPSGNELFLYMCLLYEACPYFKFGYLSANGAIAEATKNESRIHIIDFQIAQGSQWVTLIQALASRPGGPPSLRITGVDDFTSAYARGGEVNIVGQRLTKLAQSCNIPFEFHGVSVSGSEIETKHLGCRPGESLAVNFAFMLHHMPDESVNPQNHRDRLLRLVKSLSPKVVTLVEQESNVNTAPFVHRFQETLNYYTAIFESIDVTLPRNDQQRINVEQHCLARDIVNIIACEGAERVERHEVLGKWRSRFTMAGFTPYPLSSLVNSTIKSLLENYSSKYRLQERDGALFLGWMNRDLVASCAWK; encoded by the coding sequence ATGAATCCGAACGGTTACAGTTACTCGTTTCAGACGCCTGAAATTGGTAACTATTCGTCTCCAACCGCCAGCTTTTCCTCAAATGGCAGCTCAATGTCACAACAAGATATGCATCATGATGATCTTGAGTACCGATTGAGAGAACTCGAAAAGGTTATGATGGAAACCGATCATGGTTATATGGAATCCTTTGATGTTTGTTCTTCAAGGGGTGTTGTTAGTCGAACAGCTTCACGCGCTGCAGCAGGTAGAACAATAGCAGATATTGTATCTAGAAGAGACTTTAAAGAGTTACTTATTGCTTGTGCTAAATCAGTAGCGGAAAACGATACAATAACCGCCAACTGGCTGATGTCAGAGTTACGCCCGATGGTGTCAGTATCTGGCGAGCCAGCTCACCGTTTAGGTGCTTACATGTTAGAAGGACTTGTAGCGAGATTATCTTCTTCGGGTAGCTCCATATACAACGCGCTAAAATGCAAACAACCAAGCGGGAATGAACTGTTTTTGTATATGTGTTTACTCTACGAAGCGTGTCCTTATTTCAAATTCGGATATTTATCAGCAAATGGAGCGATTGCAGAAGCCACGAAGAACGAAAGTAGGATTCATATAATCGATTTTCAAATCGCGCAAGGTAGTCAATGGGTTACTTTAATCCAAGCTCTTGCTTCTCGGCCCGGTGGGCCCCCTAGCCTTCGTATCACGGGTGTGGATGATTTCACTAGTGCATACGCGAGAGGTGGAGAAGTCAACATTGTTGGTCAACGGCTCACAAAGTTAGCGCAATCTTGTAATATCCCGTTTGAGTTTCATGGAGTATCGGTTTCTGGTTCCGAAATTGAAACCAAACATCTTGGTTGTCGTCCTGGTGAATCATTAGCGGTTAATTTTGCGTTTATGCTTCATCATATGCCGGACGAGAGTGTAAATCCTCAAAATCATAGAGATAGGCTTTTACGACTCGTGAAAAGTTTATCTCCAAAAGTCGTTACACTTGTTGAACAAGAATCGAATGTCAACACCGCCCCTTTCGTCCATAGGTTTCAAGAAACACTAAATTACTACACGGCTATTTTTGAATCGATTGATGTAACTCTACCTAGAAATGATCAACAACGAATCAATGTTGAACAACATTGTCTTGCACGCGACATAGTAAACATTATAGCGTGTGAAGGGGCTGAAAGAGTTGAAAGACATGAAGTATTAGGGAAATGGAGATCAAGATTTACAATGGCTGGATTTACACCATACCCTTTGAGTTCACTTGTGAACTCCACTATTAAATCGTTGCTCGAGAATTATTCGAGCAAGTATAGGCTTCAAGAACGAGACGGGGCTCTGTTTCTTGGCTGGATGAATCGCGATTTGGTTGCTTCTTGTGCTTGGAAATGA